The Oncorhynchus kisutch isolate 150728-3 unplaced genomic scaffold, Okis_V2 Okis01b-Okis20b_hom, whole genome shotgun sequence genome contains the following window.
ACCATGCGCGCACGTAAATAGACTGTGGAGTTGTCGTGATAGTGGCATTTGAATTTGGCTTGCTAGTTTGTCTGACATGCATGTTGTTTTTCAGTGACAGTGAAAGCTAattgagctagctaacgttatttaGCTACTGTAGCTCTGACAATCAAGTGACGTGTTGTGGCAAAATACAATTTCTGTGCATCACACAGCTACTCTGAACAACAATACGGTGCAGAGCATTTATTTCTGCGCTGTCGCAGAATTACAGCAACACtccatagttagctagctagttgtcgCAAATTTAGAGACCACTGCAGTGAGCTGTCATTGGTCGACTTCGTTTTGGATGGTCCGGTGAGCGGTGTTTGTTGattttagaccattccattggtcctgAAGTGAAATCTCCAGTCACCTGAGGCACCAGGCCATGCAAAAGCAACTCTCCACCATTATGCCAAGTCAAGCTGCACTGAATTGCCAGTGAGTGTGTACTTGTGTGGAAAAGGTGTCTTCAGCTCATTGATCTTCAGCACAATGGACCCAAAGTAAAACTCTAGCATGCATAAAAGTTGGTTTTCTCCTATCTGTCCAACCACTAACCCATTAATCGACGCTAACTACAATAAGCGCCTATGGACGATAGCATCCTCTGGCCGGAGTAGTATCTTCTGGCCAGAGGAGAAACATAATGAATCATTTTCAAATTATTTTCAAGAAGTAAAAAGTCCATTACTACACCTTTTTATAGGGTCAAGGTTCCCACATGGTtatacagtggtgcaaaaaagtatttagtcagccaccaattgtgcaagttctcccacttaaaaagatgaagcctgtaattttcatcataggtacacttcaactatgacagacaaaatgagaaaaaaaaataagtatttggtcaataacaaaagtttatctcaatactttgttatataccctttgttggcaatgacagaggtcaaatgttttctgtaagtctccacaaggttttcacacactgttgctggtattttggcccattcctccatgcagatcccctctagagcagtgatgttttggggctgttgctggacaacacggactttcaactccctccaaagattttctatggggttgagatctggagactggctaggccactccaggaccttgaaatgtttcttacaaagccactcctttgttgcccgggcggtgtgtttgggatcattgtcatgctgaaagacccagccacgtttcatcttcagtgcccttgctgatggaaggaggttttcactcaaaatctcacgatacatggccccattcattctttcctttacacggatcagtcgtcctggtcccgttgcagaaaaacagccccaaagcatgatgattccaccccatgcttcacagtaggtatggtgttctttggatgcaactcagcattctttgtcctccaaacacgacgagttgagtttttaccaaaaagttatattttggtttcatctgaccatatgacattctcccaatcttcttctggatcatccaaatgctctctagcaaacttaagacgagcctggacatgtactggcttaagcagggggacatgtctggcactgcaggatttgagtccctggtggcgtagtgtgttactgatggtaggctttgttactttggtcccagctctctgtaggtcattcactaggtccccccgtgtggttctgggatttttgctcaccgttcttgtgatcattttgaccccacggggtgagatcttgcgtggagccccagatcgagggagattatcagtggtcttgtatgtcttccatttcctaataattgctcccacagttgatttcttcaaaccaagctgcttacctattgcagattcagtctacaatttagtttctggtgtcctttgacagctctttggtcttggccatagtggagtttggagtgtgactgtttgaggttgtggacaggtgtcttttatactgataacaagttcaaacaggtgccattaatacaggtaatgagtggaggacagaggaaaaTACTTTTGGCTGCAACTGTTAAAACAGTCTACAGTAAGTGAAATTAtgttgatgtgatatgaaagtagagggctttatgtttctagaactGTACCGCAATTGAGAACCGATTCACATTTAGATGGAGTATTTTGTTGTTTCGGCTGCCAGAGCCAATTCGCCTCTAAACAAAAcatgtaaggtccttggactaTAGTAACGTTAGTCTCCTTTAGTCCATTATTGGGCTAGCCAACCACCACACCATCATCATACGTGTgtaagagggagagcgagagttgGTGCGTGTGGGAGAGTCAGTGTAAAGATAAAGCAGTTGTTTAAAGATTTGTTCTTcagcatctctgtgtgtgtgtgttccatcagGGGTACGGTGTGTAACGTGGTGATCAGCCAGGATGCAGGGGGATCTTGGAGCGGCAGTGGGGTTGGTGGCCGCCCGCCCGTCATCTTCAACCCAGACTTCTTTGTGGAGAAGTTACGTCACGAGAGACCTGAGGTGTTTCAAGAGCTGGTGCTTagcaacatcagccgcctcatcGACCTTCCCGGTGCTGAGTTCTCTCTGCTGTTAGGGGACGAGGGAGGGCCCAAGACACCCACAGGGGCCGGAGGGGGATTCTTCCGCTCCTTCAACTTCCTCAAACGTAAAGGTGAGAGAACTGCCATGAAGATCAACCAAGGGTGTCTTCGCCTGGGGTGTGTTCAGCAGGATGcaatgtagaacaaacatgcatGACTGAAATGTAGAAGAAGGTATCACGATGGCTTTACTCATGGAATTTTTATCTGCAACGTTTggctactgaacgtggccctgggTGGCAATAATGTTGAATAATAATATAAATGTACAGCAATCAGATTCTCGTCCTTTGGCCGTTGTCATCTTCACAGATAAGGAAGTGGTGTTTGGGACTCCTCTGACAGAGGGAGGCATCGCCCAGATTTACCAGCTCATCGAATACCTCAGCAAGAGTGAGTTGATCATGTTGTTACAGTTCCCATCTGAGGCATGATCCCTGAATGTAATTCTCTCTTCTTTGTCCTGGCATtacagtaggaggcactctttcctctggtctaaaaaagatcccaatgccccagggcagtgattggggacactaccctgtgtagggtgccgtcttttggatgtgacgttaaacgggtgtcctgactctctgaggtcattaaagatcccatggcacttatcgtaagagtaggggtgttaaccctggtgtcctggctaaattcccaatcaaaccatcacggtcacctaataatccccagtttacgattggctcattcatccccctcctctcccctgtaactattccccaggtcgttgctgtaaatgagaatgtgttctcagtcgaCTTACCTGGTAGAATAACAGATCAttcttattttttatatatttttcagccttatcaactctatgcaaaggatatgtgttgcgctgcatgaggcaaatgtggtcacaccagatactgactggtgttctgatttTACACCCCTACATTTTttaagatatctgtgaccaaccgatacatatctgtattctcattcatgtgaaatccataaatcaGGGCCTGATGAATTAATTTCAGTTGActggtttccttatatgaactgtaactcagtaaaaatctttgaaattgtttcatgttgtctttatatttttgttcagtgtacatactTTATATCTGTTTTAAGTTTGCACTGAAAACATTTGACCAGCCCTAAAAtaatttccattaaaaaaaatatactaaAATCATATTTTTTGGAGTGCCGGGAATGATGTATCAGCGGTGACCCGCCGCTGCTAAATGACTATTGGAGAAACACTGCTGATTGATTCACTACAtatttgatttattgattgattcattgattgatcAGACTTACATGTTAAGGGCCTGTTCAGGGTGCTAGGTGGTTTAttgattgtttgattgattgatgatcaGACCTGCAGGTAGAGGGTCTGTTCAGGGTGCTAGGTGGTTTATTGATTGCTTGATTGATTGCTTGATTGATTGCTTGATTGATTGCTGATCAGACCTGCAGGTAGAGGGTCTGTTCAGGGTGCTAGGTGGTTTATTGATTGATTGCTGATCAGACCTGCAGGTAGAGGGTCTGTTCAGGGTGCTAGGTGGTTTAttgattgtttgattgattgCTGATCAGACCTGCAGGTAGAGGGTCTGTTCAGGGTGCTAGGTGGTTTATTGATTGTttgattgtttgattgattgattgctgatCAGACCTGCAGGTAGAGGGTCTGTTCAGGGTGCTAGGTGGTTTAttgattgtttgattgattgattgattgctgatCAGACCTGCAGGTAGAGGGTCTGTTCAGGGTGCCAGGTAACAGTGTGCGGCAGCAGGCCCTGAAGGAGCAGCTGAACAGTGGCGCAGACATCGACCTGGAGGCAGGGGGCTTCCACCCCAACGACGTGGCCACCCTCCTCAAGACCTTCCTGGGAGAGCTACCTGAACCCCTCCTCACGCACCAACACTTCCATGCTCACCTCAAAATAGCAGGTACCCCTGTCTGAggccctccccactctctctcctgtagCACTTTTTAGTTTTCAAAAACCTACAAAAAAATCACACCCTGGCGCTCAAAAATAAGTGGCATTGATGTTCACCTGTACCCCATGAGACCCATACTGaagtgtgttgtgttctgtttctgtcccatcttcccctcttctctctccctcttttcccccagACATGACTCTGTTTGATGAAAAAGGCAACAAGACGTCAGTACCTGATAAGGAGCGTCAGATTGAGGCCTTACAGCTCCTCTTCCTGCTGCTGCCCCAGGCCAACCGCAGCCTCCTCAAACTGATCCTGGACCTGCTCTACCACACCGCCAAGCAGCAGGACAAGAACAAAATGTCCGCCTTCAACCTCGCCCTCATGTTTGCCCCCCACATCGTGTGGCCCAGAGATGTATGTACtgtaactcaaatcaaatgtgtttTATAAAGCCTGTCTTTATATCGGCAGTTGACACAAAGTGCCTTACAGATACCCAGCATAAAACCTCAGAGAAAGCAATGCCGAGGCAGAAGCACAGGTCTGAAGCTGGACTGTGCCCATGATCATTTATCATGTGGATcagagtttcccaaactctgtcctgagGCTTGTTGTCCtagcactgcacagctgattTAGATCATCACAGCTTGACCATGACTTCCttatttcaatcagctgtgtagtgcataatacctaagtattcagaccctttgctatgagagttgaaattgagctcaggtgcatcctgtttccattgatcatccttgagatgtttctacaacttgattggagtccacctgtgctaaatgcaatcgattggacatgatttggaaaggcatacacctatctatataaggtcccacagttgactgtgtatgtcagagcaaaaaacaagccatgaggttaaaggaattgtctgtagagctctgagacgacaggattgtgtcgaggcacagagctGGGGAGGGTACCAGGTTCCAACAAAAACACAGTggtcttcatcattcttaaatggaagaattttggaaccaccaagactcatgaccaaactgagcagtcaGGGGGGGGtattggtcagggaagtgaccaagaacccaatggtcactctgacagagctccagagttattctgtggagatgggatgaccttccagaaggacaaccatctctcgcttgcagttttccaaaaggcacctaaagactctcagaccatgagaaacaagattctctggtctgatgaaaccaagattaaactatttggcctgaatgccaagtgtcatgtctggaggaaacctggcaccatccctacgatgaatcatggtggtagcagcatcatgttgtggggtttttcagggactgggagactagtcgggatccttgatgaaaacctgctccagagcactcaggacctcagaatggggcaacggttcaccttccaac
Protein-coding sequences here:
- the arhgap19 gene encoding rho GTPase-activating protein 19, with amino-acid sequence MAADKDSNKNTQNRRGTVCNVVISQDAGGSWSGSGVGGRPPVIFNPDFFVEKLRHERPEVFQELVLSNISRLIDLPGAEFSLLLGDEGGPKTPTGAGGGFFRSFNFLKRKDKEVVFGTPLTEGGIAQIYQLIEYLSKNLQVEGLFRVPGNSVRQQALKEQLNSGADIDLEAGGFHPNDVATLLKTFLGELPEPLLTHQHFHAHLKIADMTLFDEKGNKTSVPDKERQIEALQLLFLLLPQANRSLLKLILDLLYHTAKQQDKNKMSAFNLALMFAPHIVWPRDMVASDLQENLKKLNNGMAFLIKHSQKLFRAPMYMREHARMHFTGSKTLQSKDDMDLLSVTGFPAPVPWKRCCADPSQYLSPSSSSQGQQHHTEESLKELFRHVHDNMPNSAKKKKLLRQLAKQTTPGLAPGTPINTYQPPPAQSKKHPRSRSFGGFIKRRHKGDQQALERRGRQISPEMVAAAMGRLGKENVVLQSGNSPVTVNNSTPVGVKASDSMALNRERRLKLQDSPSISRMCFSPSLETSM